In Salmo salar chromosome ssa03, Ssal_v3.1, whole genome shotgun sequence, a single genomic region encodes these proteins:
- the LOC106600689 gene encoding ATP-sensitive inward rectifier potassium channel 12-like, with amino-acid sequence MSVVGAHRYSIVSSEEEGLRLGAMPSVTMGNGFGNGKIHTTRRKCRSRFVNKNGQCNVHFSHMDEKSQRYMSDIFTTCVDIRWRWMFLMFTLVFVVSWLAFGLAFWVIALLHGDMDNPGGGDDNFTPCVLQVNSFVAAFLFSVETQTTIGYGFRCVTEECPSAVFMVVFQSIFGCIIDSFMIGAILAKMARPKKRAETLLFSNNAVIAMRDGKLSLMWRVGNLRKSHMVEAHVRAQLIKPRITEEGEYIPLDQIDINVGYDTGIDRIFLVSPLTIVHEIDEESPLFGISKQDLELSDFEIVVILEGMVEATAMTAQARSSYLSSEILWGHRFEPVVFEEKSQYKVDYAHFHKTFEVPSTPQCSAKDMAEMEDEDKDPTPTANSFCYENELAFISQDEEENEEGEEDGDRVPELERLQATVSLDQRSYRRESEI; translated from the coding sequence ATGAGTGTGGTCGGGGCGCACCGCTACAGCATTGTGTCCTCGGAGGAAGAAGGCCTGCGTCTCGGTGCCATGCCTTCCGTCACAATGGGCAACGGCTTCGGTAACGGCAAGATCCACACAACGCGTCGCAAGTGCCGCAGCCGCTTCGTGAACAAGAACGGCCAGTGCAATGTGCACTTCTCACACATGGATGAGAAGTCGCAGCGCTACATGTCGGACATCTTCACCACGTGCGTGGACATCCGCTGGCGCTGGATGTTCCTGATGTTCACACTGGTGTTTGTGGTGTCCTGGCTGGCATTCGGCCTGGCCTTCTGGGTCATCGCTTTGCTTCATGGAGATATGGACAACCCGGGTGGTGGAGATGATAACTTCACCCCCTGCGTCCTGCAGGTCAACAGCTTCGTGGCCGCCTTCCTGTTCTCCGTGGAGACACAGACCACCATTGGTTATGGCTTCCGCTGCGTGACGGAGGAGTGCCCCTCAGCCGTCTTCATGGTGGTCTTCCAGTCCATTTTCGGCTGCATCATCGACTCCTTCATGATCGGTGCCATCTTAGCCAAGATGGCGCGGCCTAAGAAGCGTGCAGAGACGCTGTTGTTCAGCAACAATGCAGTGATCGCCATGCGGGATGGGAAGTTGAGCCTTATGTGGAGGGTGGGCAACCTGAGGAAGAGCCACATGGTGGAGGCCCATGTCCGGGCCCAGCTCATCAAGCCCCGCATCACAGAGGAGGGTGAGTACATCCCCCTGGACCAGATCGACATCAACGTAGGGTATGACACGGGCATCGACCGCATCTTCCTGGTCTCCCCGCTCACCATTGTGCACGAGATCGATGAGGAGAGCCCCCTGTTCGGCATCAGCAAGCAGGACCTGGAGTTGTCCGACTTTGAGATAGTGGTGATACTTGAAGGGATGGTGGAAGCCACAGCCATGACAGCGCAAGCTCGCAGCTCCTACCTGTCCTCAGAGATTCTGTGGGGTCACCGCTTCGAGCCTGTCGTCTTCGAGGAGAAGAGCCAGTACAAAGTGGATTACGCTCACTTCCACAAAACCTTTGAGGTGCCGTCCACCCCCCAGTGCAGTGCCAAGGACATGGCGGAGATGGAGGATGAGGACAAGGATCCTACGCCCACCGCCAACTCTTTCTGCTATGAGAATGAGCTGGCTTTCATCAGCCAGGACGAGGAAGAgaatgaggagggggaggaggatggggacagGGTGCCAGAGCTGGAGAGACTGCAGGCCACCGTCAGCCTAGACCAGAGGTCATATCGTAGAGAATCAGAGATATGA